In Triticum urartu cultivar G1812 chromosome 6, Tu2.1, whole genome shotgun sequence, the following proteins share a genomic window:
- the LOC125512539 gene encoding uncharacterized protein LOC125512539 yields the protein MGLKLPAALLLSQVAKLGSLLILFLLVLLVPAFLRVPYCYLLFNAIVLALGIQAGLLRRGSTMTSSDADEDRHRSSRTGQDVTPVSIAASPFQRARSVYPNDQTAVADDHAVPAIGASNIVDLKTKTKKVVLTMLMKKCPSAASIFFLSALNGSRASGEDKACEEQQEDRKLDVEMTRQELFANTERFIGDFHKELRMQRQ from the coding sequence ATGGGGCTCAAGCTCCCGGCAGCACTACTGCTCTCCCAGGTGGCCAAGCTAGGCTCCCTCCTCATTCTCTTCCTTCTCGTGCTGCTGGTGCCTGCCTTCCTCAGGGTCCCCTATTGCTACCTCCTCTTCAACGCCATCGTCCTCGCGCTGGGCATCCAAGCCGGCCTCCTGCGCCGCGGCAGCACCATGACCTCTTCCGACGCCGACGAAGACCGGCACCGGTCTTCGCGGACTGGTCAGGATGTCACGCCTGTCAGTATCGCGGCTTCACCGTTTCAGAGGGCCAGATCAGTCTATCCCAACGACCAGACGGCGGTTGCAGATGATCATGCGGTACCTGCCATTGGAGCAAGTAACATAGTTGACCTGAAGACCAAGACCAAGAAGGTGGTGCTGACGATGCTGATGAAGAAGTGCCCGTCGGCGGCGAGCATCTTCTTCCTCAGTGCGCTGAACGGTAGCCGAGCCAGCGGAGAGGACAAGGCATGCGAAGAGCAGCAGGAAGACCGTAAACTCGACGTGGAAATGACTCGGCAGGAGCTGTTTGCCAACACGGAGAGGTTCATCGGGGACTTCCACAAGGAGCTCAGGATGCAGAGACAGTAG
- the LOC125514606 gene encoding uncharacterized protein At5g39865-like, whose protein sequence is MGCTGSRHALRGGLRKSFGRSRSDPAAAGAAHHTVALKSSTLGSLSLDRDEEMMKWRAGSFGGAAKGKAATPAPPPQPQLARRQRQVVGTPTKTPVREPEVINVWELMEGLDDNKHEERDAAEGAEDERGEQSPEFDPEVISEFRKALGEASPPRDYEGDGECVKKREIQRFPGIVRARVSAFQQRIDAKLAKLARPPTPTPTPTSPPPSPPQPPQPQLPPPPDSQRKVVLYLTSLRGIRKTFEDCWATKSILHGYGVRIDERDLSLHGGFKDELHASLGSAGRLPQVFVDGEHLGGAEEVRRLHEAGELSRALEACEMAPPSAGGKGAALEACSGCGGVRFVPCEECSGSCKVFLEELDSFRRCPDCNENGLVRCPLCCL, encoded by the coding sequence ATGGGCTGCACGGGCTCCAGGCACGCGCTGCGGGGCGGCCTCCGGAAGTCCTTCGGGCGGAGCCGCTCCGACCCGGCGGCCGCCGGGGCGGCGCACCACACCGTCGCGCTCAAGTCCTCCACGCTCGGCTCGCTCAGCCTGGACCGGGACGAGGAGATGATGAAGTGGCGCGCCGGCAGCTTCGGCGGCGCGGCCAAGGGCAAGGCCGccacgccggcgccgcccccgcAGCCGCAGCTGGCGAGGCGGCAGCGGCAGGTGGTCGGCACGCCGACCAAGACGCCCGTCCGCGAGCCCGAGGTGATCAATGTGTGGGAGCTCATGGAGGGCCTCGACGACAACAAGCACGAGGAGCGCGATGCGGCCGAGGGCGCCGAGGATGAGCGCGGGGAGCAGTCGCCGGAGTTCGATCCGGAAGTCATTTCGGAGTTCCGCAAGGCGCTCGGCGAGGCTTCGCCGCCGCGGGACTACGAGGGCGACGGCGAGTGCGTCAAGAAGCGCGAAATCCAGAGGTTCCCTGGCATCGTGCGCGCGCGGGTCAGCGCGTTCCAGCAGAGGATCGACGCGAAGCTCGCCAAGTTGGCGCGCCCACCCACGCCCACGCCCACACCCACGTccccgcctccttctccgcctcagCCGCCGCAGCCGCAGCTGCCTCCCCCGCCGGACAGCCAGCGGAAGGTGGTGCTGTACCTGACCAGCCTGCGCGGCATCCGCAAGACGTTCGAGGACTGCTGGGCCACCAAGTCCATCCTCCACGGCTACGGCGTGCGCATCGACGAGCGCGACCTGTCGCTGCACGGCGGGTTCAAGGACGAGCTCCACGCCTCGCTGGGCTCCGCGGGGAGGCTGCCCCAGGTGTTCGTGGACGGCGAGCACCTGGGCGGCGCCGAGGAGGTCCGCCGCTTGCACGAGGCCGGGGAGCTGTCCAGGGCGCTGGAGGCCTGCGAGATGGCGCCGCCGAGCGCGGGCGGCAAGGGCGCCGCGCTGGAGGCGTGCTCCGGGTGCGGCGGCGTCCGGTTCGTGCCGTGCGAGGAGTGCTCCGGCAGCTGCAAGGTGTTCCTAGAGGAGCTGGACAGCTTCCGGCGGTGCCCCGACTGCAACGAGAACGGGCTCGTCCGGTGCCCACTCTGCTGCTTGTGA